In Blastopirellula sp. J2-11, a single genomic region encodes these proteins:
- a CDS encoding ABC transporter ATP-binding protein, translating into MLETNRLTKRYGDFLALDGVTLHVPTGQCCGVLGPNGAGKTTMFRLLLGFLRPTSGEAKIGGMDCQTRCLEVHRRLSYLPGDVRLFGEMRGREVLRFFADVHPCGSRVRAEDTAQRLDLDLKRRVAFMSTGMRQKLGLAIALSIDAPLLIFDEPTTSLDPNVRHEVVQMLSDAHEQGKTVVICSHVLSEIEDICQRAVIMRQGRIVHDQDLHAMRRRHVIRGVLTQPLPQVPHELTSLIVDVRQTPETFQIETDGDLQPALAWLANLPATQIQISQLGLRAIYNRYHFEQPEAVLA; encoded by the coding sequence ATGCTCGAAACCAACCGACTTACCAAACGATATGGCGATTTCCTGGCGTTGGACGGGGTGACGCTGCATGTCCCCACGGGCCAATGCTGCGGCGTGTTGGGCCCCAATGGCGCCGGCAAAACCACAATGTTTCGCTTGTTATTGGGCTTTTTACGCCCCACTTCTGGCGAGGCCAAGATCGGCGGAATGGATTGCCAGACGCGCTGTCTCGAGGTTCACCGCCGTCTCTCTTACTTGCCGGGAGACGTTCGACTATTTGGCGAAATGCGAGGACGCGAGGTCCTGCGATTTTTCGCCGACGTTCATCCCTGCGGCAGCCGTGTTCGTGCTGAAGACACCGCCCAGCGATTGGATCTCGATCTGAAGCGTCGCGTTGCGTTCATGTCGACTGGCATGCGGCAAAAGTTAGGGCTGGCGATCGCCCTTTCGATTGACGCACCGCTGTTGATCTTTGACGAGCCGACCACCAGTCTGGATCCAAACGTGCGGCATGAAGTGGTTCAAATGCTCAGCGACGCTCACGAGCAGGGAAAGACGGTCGTCATCTGTTCTCATGTGCTGTCTGAGATTGAAGATATCTGCCAAAGGGCGGTCATCATGCGGCAAGGACGTATTGTCCATGATCAAGATTTGCACGCGATGCGCCGGCGGCATGTGATCCGCGGCGTGCTCACTCAGCCGCTGCCGCAAGTTCCCCATGAACTGACGTCGTTGATCGTTGACGTTCGGCAAACGCCTGAGACGTTTCAGATCGAAACCGATGGCGATTTGCAACCGGCGCTCGCCTGGCTGGCGAATCTGCCGGCGACGCAAATTCAGATTTCGCAACTTGGTTTACGCGCGATTTACAATCGATATCACTTTGAGCAGCCCGAGGCGGTTTTGGCATGA
- a CDS encoding ABC transporter permease subunit: MNATLLVRSFREARLLMFGSVVTVFSFCMIRAWIVGRVEMSRFQSILEILRPEVERYSAVDVSQLFTYPGRVGVTFNEPLVVLLMVTWAIARGSDSVSGPLGRGTLEMMLSQPISRFQFLFSKSIVTVVGCAAIAIGAWLGTHAGVHTTMVKQEKPPVSINLPILNMQVEVPFTKVKEAPVRVPLADFVDTKLFIPAAVNLGCFGVFFAGLTTWMSSWDRYRWRTIGIVTGFLIVQMIVRVVSLAVDTAHWLKYFTIFTLYEPEVLTSYGVRYPTKVWTFYFENNQGDLALGGLTLASGLLLGGLATFGLGHWVFCRRDLPAPV; this comes from the coding sequence ATGAATGCGACCCTGCTGGTGCGCTCGTTTCGTGAAGCGCGATTGTTGATGTTCGGCTCGGTCGTGACGGTTTTCAGCTTTTGCATGATCCGCGCATGGATCGTCGGTCGCGTCGAAATGAGTCGTTTTCAAAGTATCTTAGAGATCCTGCGTCCCGAGGTCGAACGTTACTCGGCGGTCGACGTCTCGCAGTTATTCACCTATCCCGGCCGCGTCGGCGTGACGTTTAACGAGCCGTTGGTCGTGCTGTTGATGGTGACCTGGGCGATTGCCCGCGGCAGCGATTCGGTCAGCGGTCCGCTGGGACGCGGTACGCTGGAGATGATGTTATCGCAGCCGATCAGCCGTTTTCAGTTCTTGTTCTCCAAGAGCATCGTCACGGTCGTTGGCTGTGCAGCCATCGCGATCGGAGCTTGGCTGGGAACGCACGCCGGCGTGCATACGACGATGGTCAAGCAAGAGAAGCCGCCGGTGAGCATCAATTTGCCGATTTTGAACATGCAAGTCGAAGTTCCCTTCACCAAAGTGAAAGAAGCGCCTGTGCGTGTTCCTCTGGCCGACTTCGTCGACACCAAGTTATTTATTCCGGCCGCGGTCAACTTGGGATGCTTCGGCGTCTTCTTCGCAGGGCTGACGACCTGGATGAGTTCGTGGGACCGTTATCGCTGGCGCACCATCGGCATCGTCACCGGCTTTCTGATTGTGCAGATGATTGTTCGGGTCGTTTCGTTGGCGGTCGACACCGCGCATTGGCTGAAGTACTTCACCATATTCACTCTTTACGAACCAGAAGTGCTGACATCGTACGGCGTTCGTTACCCGACCAAAGTTTGGACGTTTTACTTCGAGAACAACCAGGGAGACCTGGCGCTCGGCGGACTGACCTTGGCCAGCGGCTTGTTGTTAGGAGGCCTAGCGACCTTTGGGCTTGGTCACTGGGTCTTTTGCCGTCGCGATCTACCGGCGCCGGTCTAA